From a single Acidobacteriota bacterium genomic region:
- a CDS encoding 2-phosphosulfolactate phosphatase: MAIEIIRGKKGCLEAARRRGIAIIVDALRASATITSFFSGGAYEVIVVSEVEDASLLKEEYPDAVLAGERNFIKVAGFDLGNSPAEAASFPLSGRRVIFTSTSGGRRIIEAEGASSILVGSVINASAVAGVASTLAKKGKKDIIIIPACLYTDESFIAEEDIIASVVILKELGEAITPPFADHLERIEKLGIEKLFRETENGKKLASIGFTADIAYSSQLNITRIVPLVVEFIALDTGRKGAKLSPKRGK, translated from the coding sequence GTGGCGATAGAGATAATCAGAGGGAAAAAGGGGTGTCTCGAGGCGGCACGGAGAAGGGGTATCGCCATAATTGTCGATGCGCTAAGGGCAAGTGCCACCATCACCTCATTCTTCTCCGGGGGTGCTTATGAGGTGATCGTAGTCTCCGAGGTGGAGGACGCCTCCCTATTGAAGGAAGAATATCCCGATGCAGTCCTCGCCGGCGAGCGAAATTTCATCAAGGTGGCTGGCTTCGACCTGGGAAATAGCCCGGCAGAGGCAGCCTCCTTTCCCCTATCGGGAAGAAGGGTGATCTTTACCTCCACATCCGGGGGAAGAAGGATAATTGAGGCGGAAGGGGCGTCATCCATCCTGGTAGGAAGCGTAATAAACGCAAGCGCAGTCGCAGGTGTTGCCTCCACCTTAGCTAAAAAGGGGAAGAAGGACATCATAATCATCCCTGCTTGCCTTTACACCGACGAAAGCTTCATCGCCGAGGAGGATATAATCGCCTCGGTGGTCATTCTAAAGGAGTTGGGGGAAGCGATCACTCCTCCCTTCGCCGATCATCTTGAACGGATCGAGAAGCTTGGCATCGAAAAACTATTTAGGGAGACGGAAAACGGAAAGAAGCTCGCCTCAATTGGATTTACCGCCGATATCGCCTACTCTTCCCAGCTGAATATCACCCGCATTGTACCTTTGGTCGTGGAATTCATCGCCCTTGATACCGGAAGGAAGGGGGCAAAACTTTCCCCAAAAAGGGGAAAGTAA
- a CDS encoding ABC transporter permease, with the protein MRLLPLIELSLIKATPLTLAALGGLFSERVGVVNIALEGMMLVGAFGAILGAYFTGSPIIGVIIGSAFGMALALIHGITSITLKGDHIVSGVAVNILALGGTGFLLYRIFGVHGTSPSAPKLGFIRIGGDFSLSPLFLLALFLVFSSLFLLYRTPLGLRMRAVGEDPEVARSLGIEVAKLRYLGVIISGVLCGIAGGELSLVDLSQFVERMTGGRGFIALACLIIASWRPGRVLAVALFFGVADALADSLQLTNLPLPSEFFLSLPFILTIILLAGFVPGVRPPASLGKQIRED; encoded by the coding sequence ATGAGATTGCTTCCTCTAATTGAACTTTCGTTGATCAAAGCGACCCCGCTCACTCTCGCTGCCCTCGGTGGACTCTTTTCAGAGCGGGTTGGGGTGGTGAATATCGCCCTTGAGGGAATGATGCTCGTCGGAGCCTTTGGGGCGATACTCGGCGCCTATTTCACCGGCTCGCCCATTATCGGGGTGATCATCGGTTCAGCCTTCGGGATGGCGCTTGCCCTCATCCACGGGATAACCTCGATAACCCTTAAGGGAGATCACATTGTATCCGGAGTGGCGGTGAACATCCTCGCCCTTGGAGGGACCGGTTTCCTCCTCTATCGTATCTTCGGGGTTCATGGCACCTCCCCTTCTGCCCCCAAGCTCGGTTTTATCAGGATAGGAGGTGATTTTTCCCTTTCTCCTCTATTCCTCCTCGCCCTTTTCCTCGTTTTTTCTTCCCTCTTCCTCCTCTATCGCACCCCCCTTGGCTTGAGGATGCGAGCGGTAGGTGAGGACCCTGAGGTGGCGCGCAGTTTGGGGATCGAGGTGGCCAAGCTCCGTTATTTAGGGGTGATCATCTCCGGTGTTCTTTGTGGTATTGCCGGTGGTGAGCTTTCGTTGGTGGATCTCTCCCAGTTCGTCGAGAGGATGACTGGAGGAAGGGGATTCATCGCCCTTGCCTGTCTTATCATCGCCTCCTGGCGTCCGGGACGGGTGCTTGCAGTTGCCCTCTTTTTCGGTGTTGCCGATGCCTTAGCTGACTCCCTCCAGCTCACCAACCTCCCCCTTCCCTCGGAGTTTTTCCTCTCCCTCCCTTTCATCCTCACCATCATCCTCCTCGCCGGTTTCGTCCCCGGGGTGCGTCCGCCTGCCTCGTTGGGCAAACAGATCAGGGAGGACTGA